The sequence CCTATCTCGGAACGGAGTGACCATGGCGCTGCTCGAAATCAACGACCTGATGGTGCTCTACGGCGAGATCGAAGCGCTGCGCGGCGTGTCGCTGAAGGTGGATGAGGGACAGGTGGTGACGCTGCTCGGCTCCAACGGCGCGGGCAAGTCCACCACGCTGCGCGCCATCTCCGGTCTGGCGAAGCCCGCGGCGGGGGAAATCCTGTTCGAGGGCAAATCCATCGTCGGCCTCGGGCCGGAGGCCATCGTGCGCCTCGGCATTTCCCATGTGCCGGAGGGGCGGCGGGTGTTTCCCGGCCTCACGGTGAAAGAGAACATCATGCTCGGCGCCTCGAACCGCCGGGTCGCCAAGGCGCAGCTGTCGCGCGAGGCGGATGCGATGTTCGATTTGTTTCCGGATATCCGTCAGTTTGCCGACAAGCTCGGCTGGACGCTGTCGGGCGGGCAGTTGCAGATGGTCGCGGTGGCGCGCGGGCTGATGGCGAAGCCGCGCCTTCTGCTGCTCGACGAGCCGTCGCTCGGCCTCGCGCCGGTGATCGTGCAGGCGGTGTTCCGGATCATCGCGGAAATCCGCCGCGACACGACGGTTTTACTTGTGGAGCAGAACGCCCGCATGGGACTGTCCGTCGCCGATTACGGCTATGTGCTGGAAACCGGGCGTCTCGCGCTCGGCGGCAAACCCGACGAACTGTGGGGCAACGAAGCAATCAGAGCCGCGTATCTAGGCGGCCATACCAAGGCAACCGTTTAACTCATGACGACAATCAATCACAAGAAACTCATCGGCTTCGTCGCCGACATCTTTTTGCGCGCAGGCTCTTCGAAGGCCGAGGCCGAGCGCATCGCCACCTATCTCACGACGGCGAACCTCACCGGCCATGACAGCCACGGCGTCATCCGCGTCCCGCAATATGTGAAGTGGGCGAAGGAAGGCGTCATCGTTCCTGACCAGACCATCACGATGGTGGTCGATACGCCGTCGATCGCGGTGATCGACGGCGGCTTCGGCTACGGCCAGACCGTGACGCCGCAGGCGGTCCGGGTCGGTATCGACAAGTGCAAGGCCAACGGTCTTGCGGCGATGACGCTGAAGAATTCCGGCCATCTTGGCCGCGTCGGCGACTGGGCGGAAATGGCTGCGGCGGAAGGGCTGGTCTCGATCTTTTTCGTCAATGCCGCGGGCTCGGTGCTGGTCGCGCCTTACGGCGGCGTCGCGCGAAAGCTTTCGACGGCACCTTATTGCGTCGGCATTCCGCGTCCGGGGCAGGGGCCGGTGGTGCTGGATTTCGCGACCTCCATCGTCGCGGAAGGCAAGGTGATGGTGGCGAGCCGCGGCGGCAAGAAATTGCCGAAGGGCGCGCTGGTCAATGAAGACGGTTCGCTGAGCGAGGACCCGCATGTGCTTTACGGTCCCTATGAAGCCGACGGTCCGCGCATTCACGCGCAGGGCAAGGGCGCGATCCGTGCATTCGGCGAGCATAAAGGCTCGGGCCTGGCGCTGATGTGCGAACTGCTCGGGGGCGCGCTGACCGGCAACGGCGCGACCAAGACCGACCGGCGCTTCTCCAACGGCATGCTGGCGATCTTCATCGATCCGAAGGTTGTAGACCCGGCGCATTTCTTCGACGGCGAGGTCGCGCGTTACATCGCCTATTTCAAGGACAGCAAGCTGGCGCAGGGTCACGACGCGGTGCTGATTCCGGGCGAGCCGGAAGCCGCGACTCGCGCCGATCGCACCACGAACGGCGTGCCACTGACGGACGAGACATGGAATTCCATTGCGGCGACCGCGCGGTCTGTCGGGATCGATGAGGCGGCGGTGAAGGCTGCGGAGGGGTAGATCACGCGTCGCGTTGCACGCGCAAAAAAACAAGAAGTGTCATACGCGGGCTTGACCCGCGTATCCATCACTTCAAGAGATGGATTGCCGGGTCAGGCCCGGCAATGACACTTAGGCAATGCACGGGACTACGGCGAGAAACGAGAGAACACGGAAAGAAAAACAATGGCAAATAAAGTCAAAGAGATTTGGGCGGCGGGCAAGGTCGTGGTCAACGGCTGGCTGGCGATCCCGTCGGGCTTCTCCGCCGAGGTGATGGCGCAATGCGGCTTCGACAGCGTCACCGTCGATATGCAGCACGGCGTGCAGGACTATCAGTCGATGATCCAGTGCTTCCAGGCGATGCAGGCGCATCCGGTGACGCCGATGGTGCGCGTGCCGTGGAACGAGCCCGGCATCATCGGGAAGGTGCTGGACGGCGGCGCTTACGGCGTGATCTGCCCGATGATCAACACCAAGGAAGAGGCCGAGCGCTTCGTTGCCGCCGCAAAATATCCGCCGCGCGGCA is a genomic window of Bradyrhizobium sp. G127 containing:
- a CDS encoding ABC transporter ATP-binding protein, producing MALLEINDLMVLYGEIEALRGVSLKVDEGQVVTLLGSNGAGKSTTLRAISGLAKPAAGEILFEGKSIVGLGPEAIVRLGISHVPEGRRVFPGLTVKENIMLGASNRRVAKAQLSREADAMFDLFPDIRQFADKLGWTLSGGQLQMVAVARGLMAKPRLLLLDEPSLGLAPVIVQAVFRIIAEIRRDTTVLLVEQNARMGLSVADYGYVLETGRLALGGKPDELWGNEAIRAAYLGGHTKATV
- a CDS encoding malate/lactate/ureidoglycolate dehydrogenase — encoded protein: MTTINHKKLIGFVADIFLRAGSSKAEAERIATYLTTANLTGHDSHGVIRVPQYVKWAKEGVIVPDQTITMVVDTPSIAVIDGGFGYGQTVTPQAVRVGIDKCKANGLAAMTLKNSGHLGRVGDWAEMAAAEGLVSIFFVNAAGSVLVAPYGGVARKLSTAPYCVGIPRPGQGPVVLDFATSIVAEGKVMVASRGGKKLPKGALVNEDGSLSEDPHVLYGPYEADGPRIHAQGKGAIRAFGEHKGSGLALMCELLGGALTGNGATKTDRRFSNGMLAIFIDPKVVDPAHFFDGEVARYIAYFKDSKLAQGHDAVLIPGEPEAATRADRTTNGVPLTDETWNSIAATARSVGIDEAAVKAAEG